A genomic region of Oceaniferula marina contains the following coding sequences:
- a CDS encoding NYN domain-containing protein, translated as MHHPNQNKTNQSVALLIDADNAPAAKIEFIIGELATQGAVNIRRAYGNWKKRSLVGWEKVLHEYAIQPIQHFDLVKGKNATDMALLIDAMDILYTKNVHTFCLVSSDCDFTPLVHRLRSEGKQVIGFGRQSTPSPFVNACTKFIFLEDEAPPQSEKAQQTISVNKLKQNTKLMNTLRKAVKAATDESGWASLGPVGSHISNQGPFDHRTYGFRKLSDMFAAIDLFDVKTSTSDGQPRLRVRIKKQTES; from the coding sequence ATGCACCACCCTAACCAAAACAAAACCAATCAAAGCGTCGCCCTTTTGATCGATGCTGATAACGCTCCCGCTGCTAAAATTGAATTCATCATCGGGGAGTTGGCCACCCAAGGTGCTGTTAACATCCGGCGAGCCTACGGCAATTGGAAGAAGCGATCACTGGTCGGATGGGAAAAGGTCCTGCACGAATATGCCATTCAGCCGATCCAGCATTTTGATCTGGTCAAAGGGAAAAACGCAACCGACATGGCTCTACTGATCGATGCCATGGATATCCTCTACACCAAAAACGTCCATACCTTCTGTTTGGTATCATCCGATTGTGACTTCACACCGCTGGTGCATCGCCTCCGAAGCGAAGGCAAGCAGGTCATAGGTTTCGGGCGCCAAAGCACACCTTCCCCCTTCGTCAACGCATGCACGAAGTTCATATTCTTGGAAGATGAAGCGCCTCCACAAAGTGAGAAAGCCCAACAAACTATTTCGGTCAACAAACTCAAGCAGAACACCAAGCTGATGAACACGCTGCGCAAGGCGGTAAAAGCGGCAACGGATGAAAGCGGTTGGGCATCTCTCGGACCTGTTGGCTCACATATCTCAAACCAAGGCCCTTTCGACCACCGAACCTACGGTTTCCGCAAACTCAGTGATATGTTCGCAGCCATCGATCTGTTCGACGTCAAGACCTCGACAAGCGATGGACAACCCCGGCTTCGAGTCCGGATCAAGAAGCAAACGGAAAGCTAA
- a CDS encoding sulfotransferase family protein — protein MSPDDNGYMNKKGSVRGLAEHRKALDFARRGKLQMALRLHAKACRLNPSQPEFAKEHALCLLDTHYPSEAKREFRRSLDLSWGDPEVVLDVCIAIHALHLHALLLSFLEPRKDTLPDSVGYFYASSLARHERADEAMDYLSSLGEEVRIRTPFLQVLWVQLLLQHRSAVEAMLAADKVPMNTLVPKFQVSLLYARAHASHRVGEREKVFQWLRQAKQINRSPSGTTAPQAAQRAKLLNRAVLNASVGAPPAMSGRGQGLAVLCGHPRSGTTLIEQMLDRHPAVSSVEEQSVFFDLVMTPLSASGRGDAQRAAGSIQHLGETARDGYEQDYRAALQRYLPGGPEGQEAAGETLFLDKYPDMSLALGTYHELFPAGKMVVALRDPRDVVLSCYFQDFPMNPGSLPYLDLKTTAEKYILTMEAWLETRDTLASGFLETRYEDWVNEPDAEARRVLDFLSLPWDGRVLSRPERGLQRVVTSPTYHDVGKEIYRDAIGRWRDYQKQLQPVLPILEPICLRLGYGIE, from the coding sequence ATGAGCCCCGATGACAATGGATACATGAATAAAAAGGGATCGGTCAGAGGTTTGGCAGAGCATCGTAAAGCTCTCGATTTTGCCAGACGGGGGAAACTCCAAATGGCGCTGCGATTGCATGCAAAGGCGTGCCGTTTGAATCCCTCCCAGCCTGAATTTGCCAAGGAACACGCCCTGTGTTTGTTGGATACTCATTATCCTTCTGAGGCCAAGCGAGAGTTCAGAAGATCCTTGGACTTGTCCTGGGGAGACCCAGAGGTGGTGCTGGACGTTTGTATCGCCATTCATGCCCTCCACCTGCATGCCTTGCTATTGTCGTTTCTGGAGCCTCGGAAAGATACATTGCCGGATTCGGTCGGATATTTTTATGCCAGTAGTTTAGCCCGTCATGAGCGGGCGGATGAAGCTATGGATTATTTGAGTTCTCTGGGGGAGGAGGTTCGTATCAGGACTCCTTTTCTTCAGGTTCTGTGGGTTCAATTGTTATTGCAGCACCGTTCAGCGGTCGAAGCTATGTTAGCCGCAGACAAGGTGCCGATGAATACCCTGGTCCCCAAGTTTCAAGTTTCGCTCCTTTACGCCAGAGCCCATGCGAGTCACCGAGTGGGCGAGAGGGAAAAGGTGTTTCAGTGGTTGCGACAAGCGAAACAAATCAACCGGTCTCCCAGTGGAACTACCGCACCTCAGGCAGCACAGCGAGCAAAGTTGTTGAACCGTGCCGTTTTAAATGCCTCTGTTGGTGCTCCACCAGCAATGTCGGGTCGCGGTCAGGGGCTCGCCGTTTTGTGTGGGCATCCACGATCGGGGACGACATTGATTGAGCAAATGTTGGACCGGCATCCTGCTGTTTCCAGTGTTGAGGAGCAGAGTGTGTTTTTTGATTTGGTGATGACGCCCTTGTCCGCTAGCGGGCGGGGGGATGCTCAACGCGCTGCCGGGAGCATTCAGCATCTCGGGGAAACAGCCAGAGATGGATATGAACAGGATTATCGTGCCGCGCTACAGAGGTATTTGCCCGGCGGCCCTGAGGGGCAGGAGGCTGCGGGTGAGACCCTGTTTCTTGATAAATATCCGGACATGAGTTTGGCGCTTGGGACCTATCATGAATTGTTTCCTGCCGGTAAAATGGTGGTGGCTCTCAGGGACCCCAGGGATGTTGTCCTTTCTTGTTATTTCCAGGATTTTCCAATGAACCCGGGTAGCCTGCCTTATCTGGATTTGAAAACCACCGCTGAAAAGTATATCCTAACGATGGAGGCTTGGCTAGAGACCCGGGACACGCTGGCGTCAGGATTTTTGGAGACCCGCTATGAGGATTGGGTTAACGAGCCAGATGCCGAAGCTCGCCGGGTGCTCGATTTTTTGAGTTTGCCTTGGGACGGGCGGGTGCTTTCCCGTCCGGAAAGGGGACTGCAGCGTGTGGTGACATCCCCGACATACCACGATGTGGGTAAGGAAATTTACCGTGATGCCATCGGTCGTTGGCGTGATTACCAAAAACAGTTGCAGCCAGTTCTTCCCATCTTAGAGCCGATTTGCTTGCGCCTGGGCTATGGGATTGAGTGA
- a CDS encoding substrate-binding domain-containing protein has protein sequence MKLPQRRSLTAETAEVIREMIRSGEIKQKLPGERDLAARLQIGRDTLRTALAELEKTGWLSVGEHGKRRQILKKASSKQAEHRSRRVGFLSPKRLEDLPPTMLLEIDHMREMLARKEFSLEFHTPAIFSLKRPGSRLKELVDSLQYDAWILYQSNEHVQAWFAKQKIPCMVRGLAYPGVKLPSLDVDWQATGFHAASLLMRYGHRSIGYMVPDTQLQGLFAAQKGIENAVANASGDVTLHTIVEQGTAEAVATSLHQMCHEPIPPTAIIATRSRQVLTLISWMASHQLRIPQNMSLVSLTYDNVFDALVPGISHYTMDRATIARGGVRKLESVMKGQGLDEKLLIPDFVLGGSVKKYGA, from the coding sequence ATGAAGTTGCCTCAGCGCCGTTCATTGACTGCCGAAACCGCCGAAGTGATTCGTGAGATGATCCGGAGCGGAGAGATCAAGCAGAAGCTCCCCGGAGAGCGTGATTTGGCCGCGAGGCTTCAAATTGGTCGTGATACCTTGCGAACTGCATTGGCGGAATTGGAAAAAACCGGATGGCTCAGCGTGGGCGAGCATGGAAAGCGGCGGCAAATTCTCAAAAAGGCATCCAGCAAACAAGCTGAACATCGAAGCCGGCGTGTTGGCTTTTTATCGCCCAAGCGGCTGGAGGATCTACCACCGACGATGTTACTGGAGATCGATCACATGCGCGAAATGTTGGCCCGCAAAGAATTTTCCTTGGAGTTTCACACCCCGGCGATCTTCAGTTTGAAGCGGCCTGGCTCACGGCTCAAGGAATTGGTGGATAGTTTGCAGTATGATGCTTGGATTCTTTATCAATCCAACGAACATGTACAGGCGTGGTTTGCCAAGCAGAAGATCCCGTGCATGGTTCGGGGCCTGGCTTACCCGGGAGTTAAGTTGCCGAGTCTGGATGTTGACTGGCAGGCGACAGGGTTTCATGCGGCTTCTTTGCTGATGCGCTATGGGCACCGCTCGATTGGTTACATGGTTCCGGATACACAGCTTCAGGGTTTGTTTGCAGCCCAGAAGGGGATCGAAAATGCGGTGGCGAATGCTTCAGGGGATGTCACCTTGCACACCATTGTGGAGCAGGGAACCGCCGAAGCTGTGGCAACATCCTTGCATCAGATGTGCCATGAACCAATTCCACCTACGGCAATCATTGCGACGCGCTCACGCCAGGTCTTGACCTTGATTTCCTGGATGGCCTCTCATCAGTTGCGGATTCCTCAGAATATGTCTCTGGTTTCATTGACTTATGACAATGTGTTTGACGCGCTGGTTCCAGGTATTTCTCATTACACGATGGATCGTGCCACCATCGCCCGTGGTGGCGTCCGTAAGTTAGAGTCGGTGATGAAGGGGCAGGGATTGGATGAAAAATTATTGATTCCCGATTTTGTCCTTGGGGGGTCGGTGAAAAAATACGGTGCCTGA
- a CDS encoding AGE family epimerase/isomerase — protein sequence MSTYTRPDLEQLRDFYRDSLIDDTLKFWLPRSIDTTHGGYLLMRDQDGSLLDDDKSVWFQGRFSSILGNLYNHVEPRQEWLDGARAGVDFLREHCIDDDGQMFFLVTRDGTPLRKRRYFFSEAFAIAAYAHYAKATQDESLAQEARDLFKRCTEYADGSRPLPPKTTGARPTQGLGVPMIFLNVAQQLCDTVGCDFAASQIDDYISQIESCVDDELRCVWECTDPEGNMIDHLQERTITPGHAIEGAWFILHEAKRRGGDKRLEKLGLKMLDYSWEQGWDQEHGGIIYFRDPTGKPVMEYWQDMKFWWPQNEAIIATLLAYTMTGDDKYARWHKMIHDYAHAHFHDKEHGEWFGYLHRDGRVSTAMKGNHYKGPFHLPRMQTYCWQLLEEHLAK from the coding sequence ATGTCCACATACACTCGACCAGACCTCGAACAACTTCGGGATTTCTATCGCGACAGCCTGATTGACGACACCTTAAAATTCTGGCTTCCCCGATCGATTGACACCACGCATGGAGGCTATCTCCTCATGCGGGATCAAGACGGTTCACTGCTGGACGATGACAAGTCCGTCTGGTTTCAAGGAAGATTCAGTTCCATTCTCGGCAACCTTTACAACCACGTCGAGCCCCGCCAGGAATGGCTCGACGGAGCCCGGGCCGGTGTCGACTTCCTGCGCGAGCACTGCATCGATGATGACGGCCAGATGTTCTTTCTCGTCACACGCGATGGAACTCCACTGCGCAAGCGTCGCTACTTTTTCTCGGAGGCCTTTGCCATCGCAGCCTACGCACACTACGCCAAAGCAACACAGGATGAATCCCTGGCCCAGGAAGCCCGCGACCTGTTCAAGCGCTGTACGGAATACGCCGACGGCTCACGACCGCTGCCACCTAAAACCACCGGAGCCCGCCCGACCCAAGGTCTGGGAGTCCCCATGATCTTCCTCAACGTAGCCCAACAACTGTGCGACACCGTTGGCTGTGACTTTGCCGCTTCACAAATCGACGACTACATCAGCCAGATTGAATCCTGTGTCGATGACGAGCTTCGCTGTGTCTGGGAGTGCACGGACCCCGAAGGAAACATGATCGACCACCTTCAGGAGCGCACCATTACCCCCGGACACGCCATCGAGGGCGCATGGTTCATCCTGCACGAAGCCAAACGCCGCGGTGGCGACAAACGCTTGGAAAAGCTGGGGCTAAAAATGCTCGATTATTCTTGGGAACAAGGCTGGGATCAAGAACACGGAGGAATCATCTACTTCCGTGACCCGACCGGCAAACCCGTCATGGAATACTGGCAAGACATGAAGTTCTGGTGGCCTCAGAACGAAGCCATCATTGCCACTCTGCTGGCCTATACCATGACCGGAGATGACAAATACGCTCGCTGGCACAAGATGATCCACGATTATGCCCACGCGCATTTTCACGACAAAGAGCACGGGGAGTGGTTTGGCTACCTTCACCGTGACGGCAGGGTCTCCACTGCCATGAAAGGCAACCACTACAAGGGCCCCTTCCATCTGCCACGAATGCAAACGTATTGCTGGCAATTGCTCGAAGAGCACCTGGCCAAGTAA
- a CDS encoding alpha/beta fold hydrolase — translation MKQTIQRIGCLRPPMPWHKPRVADSANGDNVILLHGLWRSLWAMDPMARYLNSEGYRTINIPYPSFRKDISALMEQVLQEIEQHTDPAQPIHFVTHSLGGILTRHLLSSIPNDRLGCLVMLAPPNRGSEIVDWLENHPALLALLGPSGKRLARKQLNIPPLDSHLASAVIMGDRHPIPFFQKLLDEKNDGIVSVRDGRLDGLTCFEVVHSDHTMIASDPNVMQMTLNFLRSGQTSP, via the coding sequence GTGAAACAAACCATCCAACGCATCGGCTGCTTACGCCCCCCCATGCCATGGCACAAGCCACGGGTAGCCGACTCCGCCAACGGAGACAACGTCATCCTGCTCCACGGACTATGGCGCAGCCTCTGGGCGATGGATCCGATGGCTCGCTACCTGAACTCCGAAGGCTACCGAACCATCAACATTCCCTATCCCTCATTCAGAAAAGACATCTCCGCACTCATGGAACAAGTGCTTCAGGAGATTGAACAACACACCGACCCAGCGCAACCGATTCATTTTGTCACCCACTCGCTTGGAGGTATCCTCACCCGCCACCTACTCAGCAGCATACCAAACGACCGACTCGGCTGTCTGGTGATGCTGGCACCTCCTAACCGTGGCAGCGAAATTGTCGATTGGCTCGAAAATCACCCCGCATTGTTGGCCCTACTCGGGCCAAGTGGCAAACGCCTGGCTCGCAAACAACTCAACATCCCCCCGCTAGACTCCCATCTCGCCAGCGCAGTCATCATGGGTGACCGCCACCCCATCCCCTTTTTTCAAAAACTTCTCGATGAGAAAAATGACGGCATTGTCTCCGTTCGCGACGGTAGGCTCGACGGCCTCACCTGCTTTGAGGTAGTGCATTCCGACCACACCATGATTGCATCGGATCCCAACGTCATGCAGATGACCCTAAACTTTCTCCGATCCGGGCAGACAAGCCCCTGA
- a CDS encoding nitrophenyl compound nitroreductase subunit ArsF family protein, producing the protein MKQANKIITFARIAIYLIALAGLSLWGWKQWQMAQSKKETAESSANAQSEENYILNQSEHIVLVTYFTSDQRCATCKTIEQLTQEAVSEGFAEQLSAKEVIFQTINFDRPENAHHIDHYQLAFKTVVVSERKKGKEVKWNKYDRVWDLVDQPKAFKSYLQSGIRQYLENPKQPNPTPDA; encoded by the coding sequence ATGAAACAAGCTAACAAGATCATCACCTTTGCCCGCATTGCCATCTACTTGATTGCCCTGGCTGGACTATCCCTCTGGGGCTGGAAACAATGGCAAATGGCACAATCAAAAAAGGAAACGGCTGAGTCATCTGCCAATGCCCAAAGCGAAGAAAATTACATCCTGAACCAATCGGAACACATCGTCCTGGTCACCTATTTCACATCAGACCAACGATGCGCAACCTGCAAGACGATCGAACAACTCACTCAGGAGGCCGTATCCGAAGGCTTTGCCGAGCAACTCTCGGCAAAGGAGGTCATTTTCCAAACCATCAACTTTGACCGACCGGAAAACGCACACCACATCGACCACTACCAATTGGCATTTAAAACCGTCGTCGTCTCCGAACGCAAAAAAGGAAAAGAGGTGAAGTGGAATAAATATGACCGAGTTTGGGATCTGGTCGACCAGCCGAAAGCATTTAAATCCTACCTTCAGAGCGGCATTCGCCAGTATCTTGAAAACCCGAAACAACCAAACCCCACTCCCGATGCCTGA
- a CDS encoding aromatic aminobenezylarsenical efflux permease ArsG family transporter, whose translation MKTRNNQTPLPMPEYSLIAGALWLGILTSISPCPLATNIASVAFLTRRNPGERNIIGSALAYTLGRMSAYSLLAIIITAGLLSAPQLSSFFRSHLEGLIGPGLLIVGMFITGLIRISLPGSGKLNALGTQLAERGHVGEFLMGAVFALAFCPVSAALFFGALLPGIIRSDSSVLLPVTYGIGTAVPVLIAVALLSGSLAAAQKRIQTMQNIGAKLQMGTGVIILLVGAWITLRDIFAG comes from the coding sequence TTGAAAACCCGAAACAACCAAACCCCACTCCCGATGCCTGAGTATTCGCTTATCGCCGGAGCCCTATGGTTAGGCATCCTGACATCCATTAGCCCCTGCCCGCTTGCGACTAACATTGCCTCGGTTGCCTTCCTCACCAGACGGAACCCGGGAGAACGAAACATCATCGGCAGTGCCCTGGCCTACACGCTTGGCCGAATGAGCGCCTACAGCTTACTGGCCATCATCATCACCGCCGGATTGCTATCCGCACCACAGCTATCGAGTTTTTTCCGCTCCCACCTTGAGGGCCTTATTGGCCCCGGCCTACTCATTGTCGGTATGTTCATCACCGGACTCATCCGCATCTCTCTTCCCGGGTCCGGAAAGCTCAACGCCTTGGGGACCCAACTCGCCGAGCGTGGTCATGTGGGGGAGTTTTTAATGGGAGCCGTCTTCGCCCTTGCCTTTTGCCCGGTGTCGGCTGCGCTCTTTTTCGGAGCCCTGCTGCCGGGCATCATCCGTTCAGATTCCAGCGTCCTCTTACCTGTGACTTATGGCATCGGAACCGCTGTTCCCGTCCTGATCGCCGTGGCTCTACTCAGCGGCAGCCTCGCTGCAGCACAAAAACGGATCCAAACGATGCAGAACATCGGAGCCAAACTCCAGATGGGAACCGGCGTTATTATTTTACTCGTTGGCGCCTGGATCACCCTGCGGGACATTTTCGCCGGCTGA
- a CDS encoding sodium:solute symporter family transporter, giving the protein MKRLRFISLFLTALCSWALTFAGEAIEWNDDFPRLPDAHGFAGPFAGVVGEKDNRWLVVGGGANFPDGAPWTVDAEGYKPPKIWHDSLFAIQLEADSLKAKGAWKKLDLTLPEKLGYGSSVTLPARKTALFIGGNRSTDAGMYHSPKVFEVSQTNAGIAINEVASLPDGISAAGTAIIGNTVFVFSGASEKGSLASCWALDTSAKDNSTWTWQAMPWPESAPGIPARPREHCITGVQDGKWYVFAGRTAIDESIETDASDRNRMHGVDFLRDAYVYSPPAKGAIHTGSWKRVADLPHGLSAAPQSAVPAGVSHLLVLGGVDVPFLRQQKKDRPELNGQGEAHPGFPSSILAYHTITNTWIPSGNVPQGPESERRANDREVSYAPVTTPVVIVGKEFLVPTGEIKPGIRSNQVLSGIVKGKKLGFGIINWIVVVVYLLGMVGIGYWFMKHEAASSTDAYFRGGQRIPWWVAGLSIFATMLSAITFMAIPGTAYATNWNGYIGQWPILVIVPLVVFCYLPFYRRLNITTAYEYLEKRFNVASRVIASITFMLFHVGRVAIVLYLPALALSSVTSINIYAAIFIIGILCVIYTVMGGIEAVVWTDAIQAMVLIGGALLCFGLVVFQVDGGIGAVGAAMTEQSKGITKSFDLTNLSISKSSTSGIIFFLAFMFANLPSYTAGQDVVQRYVTTPTEKEAARSLWLNIVMVLCGSAIFFALGTALFVFYQAHPEKLDPAMPAKDGILPFFIMQNLPVGVAGIIIAGVFAAAQSTISSSLNSVATAFVTDVYGRLIKPESDDGQRLKVARNVVIILGSVGIVVSSYIAWTKIDSAFMLFNTFIGFALGPLGGLFALGVFTKHSSGKAGLIGLLCGVVTVVTVHILNETKIIDVMPLLYGFIGFTSTFIAGALLGCFMPAKAEEVNGLTLLTQKK; this is encoded by the coding sequence ATGAAACGACTCCGATTTATCTCTCTCTTTCTTACAGCCCTCTGCAGCTGGGCGCTCACTTTTGCAGGGGAAGCCATCGAATGGAATGACGACTTCCCACGCCTTCCTGATGCACATGGCTTTGCCGGTCCCTTCGCCGGAGTGGTCGGAGAAAAAGATAATCGCTGGCTCGTTGTAGGAGGTGGAGCCAATTTTCCCGACGGGGCTCCCTGGACCGTTGATGCCGAGGGATACAAACCACCCAAGATCTGGCACGACAGCCTGTTTGCTATTCAGCTGGAGGCTGACAGCCTGAAAGCCAAAGGGGCATGGAAAAAACTCGACCTCACACTCCCCGAAAAGCTGGGCTACGGATCGTCGGTAACGCTGCCTGCACGTAAAACGGCCCTCTTTATTGGTGGTAATCGCTCAACCGATGCCGGGATGTATCACTCACCCAAGGTCTTTGAAGTCAGCCAAACGAATGCCGGCATCGCCATCAACGAGGTCGCGTCACTTCCTGATGGAATTTCTGCTGCAGGCACCGCAATCATTGGCAACACCGTGTTTGTCTTTTCCGGAGCATCCGAAAAAGGAAGCCTCGCATCGTGCTGGGCCTTGGACACATCAGCCAAGGACAACAGCACCTGGACATGGCAAGCGATGCCTTGGCCTGAATCCGCTCCTGGCATTCCAGCACGGCCTCGAGAGCACTGTATTACCGGCGTTCAGGACGGCAAATGGTATGTATTTGCCGGCCGCACAGCCATCGATGAATCCATCGAAACGGACGCAAGTGACCGCAACCGCATGCATGGTGTGGACTTTTTGAGGGACGCGTATGTCTACTCCCCACCAGCCAAGGGCGCGATCCACACCGGCAGCTGGAAACGGGTTGCCGACCTTCCCCACGGCCTGTCAGCAGCGCCCCAGTCAGCAGTACCAGCAGGCGTTAGTCACCTCTTGGTTCTCGGAGGGGTGGACGTTCCCTTCCTCCGCCAGCAGAAAAAGGATCGCCCTGAACTGAACGGGCAAGGTGAAGCTCACCCAGGGTTCCCGTCATCGATCCTCGCCTACCACACCATCACCAACACCTGGATCCCATCCGGAAACGTCCCCCAGGGGCCGGAATCCGAACGCCGAGCAAACGATCGGGAAGTCAGCTACGCCCCGGTTACAACCCCCGTCGTCATCGTCGGCAAGGAGTTTTTGGTTCCCACGGGTGAAATCAAACCAGGCATCCGCAGCAACCAAGTGCTCTCCGGAATCGTCAAAGGTAAAAAACTAGGATTCGGAATCATCAATTGGATTGTCGTTGTGGTCTACCTGCTCGGTATGGTCGGTATCGGATACTGGTTCATGAAACATGAAGCGGCATCCAGCACCGACGCCTACTTCCGAGGAGGACAGCGCATCCCGTGGTGGGTTGCCGGACTTTCCATTTTTGCCACCATGCTCTCGGCCATCACCTTTATGGCCATCCCCGGAACAGCGTACGCCACCAACTGGAACGGCTACATCGGACAATGGCCGATTCTCGTCATCGTGCCACTGGTGGTCTTCTGCTACCTGCCATTCTACCGCAGGCTCAACATCACGACGGCCTACGAATACCTTGAAAAACGCTTCAACGTTGCCTCCCGGGTGATCGCCAGTATCACCTTCATGCTCTTCCACGTCGGCCGGGTCGCCATTGTGCTCTACCTACCGGCTTTGGCTCTCTCCAGTGTGACCAGCATCAATATCTATGCCGCGATCTTCATTATCGGCATCCTCTGTGTGATCTACACCGTAATGGGCGGAATTGAGGCTGTGGTTTGGACCGACGCCATTCAGGCGATGGTTCTGATTGGAGGCGCCCTTCTCTGCTTCGGACTGGTCGTCTTCCAAGTCGATGGAGGAATCGGAGCTGTTGGCGCTGCGATGACAGAACAAAGTAAGGGCATCACCAAATCCTTCGACCTGACCAACCTGTCGATATCAAAATCATCCACCTCCGGGATCATCTTTTTCCTCGCTTTCATGTTCGCCAATTTGCCGTCATACACAGCTGGTCAGGATGTGGTTCAGAGGTATGTCACCACCCCCACGGAAAAAGAGGCTGCCCGCTCACTCTGGCTGAACATTGTCATGGTCCTCTGCGGATCCGCCATCTTCTTTGCCCTCGGAACCGCCTTGTTTGTCTTCTATCAAGCACACCCGGAAAAACTCGATCCCGCCATGCCCGCCAAAGACGGCATCCTGCCATTCTTTATCATGCAGAATCTGCCCGTTGGTGTCGCAGGCATCATCATTGCCGGCGTTTTTGCCGCCGCCCAGTCCACCATCTCGAGTTCACTCAACTCCGTTGCTACAGCCTTTGTGACCGACGTCTATGGTCGATTGATCAAACCAGAAAGCGACGACGGCCAACGCCTCAAAGTTGCGCGCAATGTCGTGATCATTCTGGGATCGGTAGGCATTGTCGTCTCCAGCTACATCGCGTGGACCAAAATTGACTCGGCCTTCATGCTGTTCAATACCTTTATTGGCTTTGCCCTCGGGCCACTCGGAGGTCTGTTCGCCCTGGGTGTGTTCACCAAACACAGCTCAGGAAAAGCCGGCTTGATCGGCCTACTCTGCGGCGTCGTCACAGTCGTGACCGTACACATTCTCAACGAGACCAAAATCATTGACGTCATGCCCTTACTCTACGGATTCATCGGATTCACCAGCACCTTTATTGCCGGAGCTCTTTTAGGCTGCTTCATGCCGGCCAAAGCCGAGGAAGTGAATGGCCTGACCCTCCTGACCCAGAAGAAATAA
- the nagZ gene encoding beta-N-acetylhexosaminidase: MHGQLLMLGVPGTELTPEDATLYKAIQPGGFVLFGRNVSSPEQVRKLTDDLRELCDIPPIISIDQEGGRVSRTREIGTEPPSAQQLRDKNDPGLIAQHGQLTAHLLRLLGFNMDLCPVLDISYDDDADNAMQGRCYGSDPQQVITNAGIFNRNLRHCRVLSSGKHFPSCGLADADPHHELPWIEKSMDDMLKSDLLPYTALMPELDSIMSCHAHFTAIDPDTPGLPGSLSHNLLSKRLRLQLGYDGVIMTDDLDMGAIVNTYGRGPDVQMAIEAGNDMAMICHQTDTADIALQHLKKLPSYKVDDALKRIEKMKKRLYSPLTFSMDMWEKIDADILELRIQVLGREKAMITTDYSGEKRSPVEGY; this comes from the coding sequence ATGCACGGCCAGTTACTCATGCTCGGAGTCCCCGGGACCGAACTCACCCCGGAAGACGCAACGCTCTACAAAGCCATCCAACCCGGCGGGTTTGTGCTCTTCGGGCGCAATGTCTCCAGCCCCGAACAAGTCCGCAAGCTCACCGACGACCTCCGCGAACTATGTGACATTCCTCCTATCATTTCCATCGATCAGGAAGGTGGCCGCGTCTCGCGAACCCGCGAAATTGGAACCGAACCTCCATCGGCGCAGCAGCTGCGTGATAAAAACGACCCCGGCCTGATCGCCCAACACGGCCAACTCACCGCCCACCTGCTGCGCCTGCTGGGTTTCAATATGGATCTCTGCCCCGTACTCGACATCTCTTATGACGACGATGCCGATAACGCCATGCAAGGGCGCTGCTACGGATCCGACCCCCAGCAAGTCATCACCAACGCCGGCATCTTCAACCGCAACCTCCGCCACTGCCGAGTGCTCTCAAGCGGCAAACATTTCCCCTCGTGTGGACTCGCCGATGCCGACCCCCACCATGAACTTCCATGGATCGAAAAGTCGATGGACGACATGCTCAAATCCGACCTTTTGCCTTACACGGCTCTGATGCCGGAACTCGATTCCATCATGAGTTGCCACGCCCACTTTACGGCCATCGACCCAGACACCCCGGGGCTCCCCGGCTCTCTCTCTCATAACCTTCTGAGCAAACGACTCCGACTGCAATTAGGCTACGATGGGGTCATCATGACCGACGACCTGGATATGGGAGCCATCGTCAATACCTATGGCCGGGGCCCCGATGTTCAAATGGCCATCGAAGCCGGCAACGACATGGCGATGATCTGCCACCAGACCGACACAGCGGACATTGCACTCCAACACCTCAAAAAACTTCCCAGCTACAAAGTGGATGACGCCCTGAAACGAATCGAAAAAATGAAAAAGCGTCTCTACTCACCACTCACGTTCAGCATGGACATGTGGGAGAAAATCGATGCCGACATTCTGGAGCTGCGTATTCAGGTTCTCGGCCGGGAGAAAGCCATGATCACCACCGATTACTCAGGGGAAAAACGTTCACCCGTCGAAGGTTACTAA
- a CDS encoding thioredoxin family protein produces the protein MTKILILGSGCAKCDSLYQQAQQAAEELGIEYNIEKISDMLKFIDYGVMITPAIVVNGKLKLAGKLPTSEQLKSFLTQ, from the coding sequence CCAAGATCCTTATCCTCGGAAGCGGCTGCGCCAAATGCGACTCACTCTATCAACAAGCCCAACAAGCAGCCGAAGAACTCGGCATTGAATACAACATTGAAAAAATCAGCGACATGCTGAAATTCATCGACTATGGCGTGATGATCACTCCCGCCATCGTGGTCAATGGCAAGCTGAAGCTCGCGGGCAAGCTTCCGACATCGGAGCAGCTTAAATCCTTCCTGACCCAGTAA